In Gallus gallus isolate bGalGal1 chromosome 8, bGalGal1.mat.broiler.GRCg7b, whole genome shotgun sequence, one DNA window encodes the following:
- the SUCO gene encoding SUN domain-containing ossification factor isoform X2, with the protein MREPPRRLLALGSCLFLCALLWLPVWHVFCKDSLLSSVQYASSDACDLANDGENIQEKGKEAGPRLEPEHTDSSTQTYSTEELLDDFIKSEQAAKVSETSQPEAQTPPSVDVNEAPSNIVASTENNSSSPTSEISTVSQPDAIENTRADIPVVSSIEAEQSEPDCDIGGTLEADPQSEPSSFVSPQESLAGQHIENVSSSHGKGKKTKSEFESKVEAAEKGADQKSALNASENLKREKDYKKTGEIDPTSVITPKDPGDIPTFDEWKKKVMEVEKEKSQSMHPSAAGGQHSTKKVQKNRNNYASVECGAKILAANPEAKSTSAILMENMDLYMLNPCSTKIWFVIELCEPVQVKQLDIANHELFSSTPKDFLVSISDRYPTNKWIKLGTFHARDERNVQSFPLDEQMYAKYVKVELISHFGSEHFCPLSLIRVFGTSMVEEYEEIADSQYQSERQELFDEDYDYPLDYNTGEEKSSKNLLGSATNAILSMVNIAANMLGAKTEETSEAEGNKSISENVTVTTPASSTAAPRLPEPTPVPSPELTTTDIPQIDKEQLRVDLTKESPIVQLVQEYEEDASQSTVTLLSSDDQEEEKSSWFELETDMYCYDLATVCCISTFTEYLFKWCSVTVAIHRQHSKTEGKQEQDESTRAQPPQVVLPQSVPVSVDEPLPEQLDSKVDKVPGSTVAVDFSSVVHEIISNESTATIELEPSHPQTVSQSLLLEVTSEVKPLPTTEMVLEPSQEDAGQEVPGITPQADSAEISAVTERAESSVAEEAVVVSETSVITEVKETSTKETTATSVISKPTETVLQPEYTVGILASDTGEGKESTPEVQKPVLSPVESSVSVETKEDDQATEEAFMSIPVSGGPQRTATDFYAELQNSTDLGYANGNLVHGSNQKESVFMRLNNRIKALEVNMSLSSRYLEELSQRYRKQMEEMQKAFNKTIIKLQNTSRIAEEQDQRQTEAIQLLQAQLTNMTQLVSNLSSTVAELKREVSDRQTYLVISLVLCVILGLVLCVQRCRSTSQFCEGYLSKIPKSNHYPSPKRCFSSYDDMNLKRRTSLPLVRSQSFQLSGKEVDPEDLYIVEPLKFSPEKKKKRCKYKSEKIETIKPTAEPPHPIANGEIKGRKPFTNQRDFSNIGEVYHSSYKGPPSEGSSETSSQSEESYFCGISACTSLCNGQTQKTKTEKRAIKRRRSKVSDQGKLIKTLIQTKSGSMPSLHDIIKGNKDITVGTLGVTAVSGHI; encoded by the exons GGGAAGGAGGCTGGTCCCAGGCTGGAGCCAGAGCACACAGATTCAAGTACACAGACCTACTCCACAGAAGAGCTACTTGATGACTTTATAAAATCTGAGCAG GCTGCTAAAGTGAGTGAAACCAGCCAGCCTGAAGCTCAGACTCCACCTTCAGTAGATGTAAATGAAGCTCCATCTAACATAGTTGcaagcactgaaaataattccAGTTCACCTACCTCAGAGATATCTACAGTCTCGCAGCCTGA tgcaATAGAAAATACCCGTGCTGATATCCCTGTAGTCAGCTCTATTGAAGCTGAGCAGTCAGAACCTGACTGTGATATTGGTGGGACACTTGAGGCTGACCCTCAGAGTGAGCCTTCCTCTTTTGTCAGTCCACAAGAGAG CCTTGCAGGCCAACATATAGAGAATGTGTCGTCTTCACATGGcaagggaaaaaagacaaagtcTGAGTTTGAGTCAAAAGTTGAAGCAGCTGAAAAGGGGGCAGATCAAAAATCTGCTCTGAATGCCTCTGAGAACTTAAAAAGGGAG AAAGACTataagaaaacaggagaaattgACCCTACATCTGTCATAACTCCTAAGGACCCTGGAGACATTCCGACATTTGATgagtggaagaagaaagtcatggaggtagagaaagaaaaga GTCAGTCAATGCAcccttctgctgctggtggaCAGCATTCCACAAAGAAGGtccagaaaaatagaaataactaTGCCTCTGTGGAGTGTGGTGCCAAAATTCTGGCAGCCAACCCAGAGGCAAAG AGCACTTCAGCTATTTTGATGGAAAACATGGACCTTTATATGTTAAATCCATGCAGCACAAAAATCTG GTTTGTTATTGAGCTTTGCGAGCCAGTCCAAGTGAAACAGCTTGACATTGCAAATCATGAGTTATTCTCTTCCACTCCTAAAGACTTTCTGGTGTCCATTAGTGACAG gtatcCAACAAACAAGTGGATTAAACTGGGTACTTTCCACGCCAGAGATGAGAGGAATGTCCAAAGCTTTCCTCTGGATGAACAGATGTATGCCAAATATGTTAAG GTGGAGCTGATATCACACTTTGGATCAGAACATTTTTGTCCCTTAAGTCTTATAAG GGTATTTGGTACCAGCATGGTTGAGGAGTATGAAGAAATAGCTGATTCTCAGTATCAGTCTGAACGACAGGAACTCTTTGATGAAGATTACG ATTATCCATTGGATTACAATACAGGGGAAGAGAAATCATCAAAAAATCTCCTTGGTTCCGCTACAA ATGCTATCCTCAGCATGGTGAATATTGCTGCTAATATGCTTGGAGCTAAAACTGAAGAAACGTCAGAAGCTgaag GGAACAAAAGCATAtctgaaaatgtcactgtcaccactcCTGCAAGTTCAACAGCTGCACCAAGACTGCCTGAACCAACTCCTGTTCCTTCACCAGA ACTTACTACGACAGATATTCCACAGATAGATAAAGAGCAATTACGTGTGGATTTGACAAAAGAAAGTCCTATTGTTCAGCTAGTACAGGAGTATGAAGAAGATGCAAGCCAGTCAACAGTAACCTTGCTGTCTAGTGATgatcaggaagaagaaaaatcgTCATGGTTTGAACTTGAGACAGATATGTATTGCTATGACTTGGCTACAGTTTGTTGCATTTCTACTTTTACCGAATATCTGTTTAAATGGTGTTCAGTTACGGTAGCCATCCATCGGCAACATAGTAAAACTGAAGGGAAACAAGAGCAAGATGAGTCTACTCGTGCTCAGCCGCCACAGGTAGTTCTGCCTCAGTCTGTCCCTGTGTCAGTAGATGAACCTCTGCCTGAGCAATTAGACAGCAAAGTTGACAAAGTACCTGGCTCTACTGTGGCAGTTGATTTTAGCAGTGTGGTCCATGAGATCATCAGTAATGAGTCTACAGCTACTATTGAACTAGAACCAAGCCATCCTCAAACTGTCTCTCAGTCTCTGCTCTTAGAAGTTACCTCAGAAGTTAAGCCTTTGCCAACAACAGAGATGGTGCTGGAGCCTTCACAGGAAGACGCAGGCCAGGAAGTGCCAGGGATCACTCCTCAAGCGGATTCAGCTGAGATCAGTGCAGTCACAGAGAGGGCTGAGAGCTCTGTTGCAGAAgaagctgttgtagtttctgaaACCAGTGTGATCACTGAAGTAAAGGAGACGAGCACCAAGGAGACTACTGCTACTTCAGTGATTTCAAAGCCTACTGAGACTGTTCTGCAGCCTGAATATACAGTGGGAATCTTAGCCAGTGATactggggaaggaaaggaaagcactCCAGAAGTGCAGAAACCTGTTTTGTCTCCTGTTGAGTCTTCTGTATCTGTTGAAACAAAAGAGGACGATCAGGCAACCGAGGAAGCTTTTATGTCAATTCCTGTCTCTGGAGGTCCACAGAGAACAGCTACAGACTTCtatgctgagctgcagaattCAACAGATCTAGGCTATGCTAATGGAAATCTTGTTCATGGATCTAATCAAAAAGAGTCTGTCTTCATGCGCCTTAATAACCGCATAAAAGCCCTGGAAGTAAATATGTCTCTCAGCAGCCGTTATTTAGAAGAACTGAGCCAGAG GTACCgaaagcaaatggaagaaatgcagaaggctttcaataaaacaataataaaactTCAGAACACCTCGAGAATAGCAGAAGAACAG GATCAGCGGCAAACAGAAGCAATCCAGCTGTTACAAGCACAGCTCACCAACATGACGCAGCTAGTTTCCAATCTGTCGTCAACCGTGGCGGAATTAAAACGTGAG GTTTCTGATCGACAAACCTACCTTGTGATTTCTCTGGTTCTCTGTGTCATTCTGGGCTTGGTGCTTTGCGTGCAGCGGTGCAGAAGCACATCTCAGTTCTGTGAAGGTTACCTCTCAAAAATTCCTAAAAGTAATCACTACCCTAGCCCCAAAAG ATGTTTTTCCTCTTATGACGATATGAATTTGAAAAGAAGAACTTCTCTCCCACTGGTCAGATCACAGTCTTTCCAGCTATCTGGTAAAGAAG TGGATCCCGAGGACCTGTACATTGTAGAACCCCTGAAGTTCTCCCCAGAGAAGAAG AAAAAGCGTTGCAAATACAAAAGTGAAAAGATAGAGACTATCAAGCCAACGGCAGAGCCTCCCCATCCCATAGCCAATGGGGAGATAAAAGGAAGGAAGCCGTTTACAAACCAGAGGGACTTCTCTAACATTGGGGAAGTTTATCACTCTTCGTATAAAGGTCCTCCATCTGAAGGAAGCTCAGAAACATCATCGCAATCTGAGGAGTCCTATTTCTGTGGCATTTCAGCTTGTACGAGTCTGTGCAATGGACAAACCCAAAAGACAAAAACTGAGAAGAGGGCTATAAAACGAAGACGGTCTAAAGTTTCAGACCAAGGGAAGCTCATAAAAACTCTAATACAGACTAAGTCAGGGTCAATGCCAAGCCTGCATGACATaatcaaaggaaacaaagataTAACAGTGGGAACACTTGGTGTCACGGCAGTTTCTGGACACATCTAA
- the SUCO gene encoding SUN domain-containing ossification factor isoform X4 encodes MREPPRRLLALGSCLFLCALLWLPVWHVFCKDSLLSSVQYASSDACDLANDGENIQEKGKEAGPRLEPEHTDSSTQTYSTEELLDDFIKSEQAAKVSETSQPEAQTPPSVDVNEAPSNIVASTENNSSSPTSEISTVSQPDLAGQHIENVSSSHGKGKKTKSEFESKVEAAEKGADQKSALNASENLKREKDYKKTGEIDPTSVITPKDPGDIPTFDEWKKKVMEVEKEKSQSMHPSAAGGQHSTKKVQKNRNNYASVECGAKILAANPEAKSTSAILMENMDLYMLNPCSTKIWFVIELCEPVQVKQLDIANHELFSSTPKDFLVSISDRYPTNKWIKLGTFHARDERNVQSFPLDEQMYAKYVKMFIKYIKVELISHFGSEHFCPLSLIRVFGTSMVEEYEEIADSQYQSERQELFDEDYDYPLDYNTGEEKSSKNLLGSATNAILSMVNIAANMLGAKTEETSEAEGNKSISENVTVTTPASSTAAPRLPEPTPVPSPELTTTDIPQIDKEQLRVDLTKESPIVQLVQEYEEDASQSTVTLLSSDDQEEEKSSWFELETDMYCYDLATVCCISTFTEYLFKWCSVTVAIHRQHSKTEGKQEQDESTRAQPPQVVLPQSVPVSVDEPLPEQLDSKVDKVPGSTVAVDFSSVVHEIISNESTATIELEPSHPQTVSQSLLLEVTSEVKPLPTTEMVLEPSQEDAGQEVPGITPQADSAEISAVTERAESSVAEEAVVVSETSVITEVKETSTKETTATSVISKPTETVLQPEYTVGILASDTGEGKESTPEVQKPVLSPVESSVSVETKEDDQATEEAFMSIPVSGGPQRTATDFYAELQNSTDLGYANGNLVHGSNQKESVFMRLNNRIKALEVNMSLSSRYLEELSQRYRKQMEEMQKAFNKTIIKLQNTSRIAEEQDQRQTEAIQLLQAQLTNMTQLVSNLSSTVAELKREVSDRQTYLVISLVLCVILGLVLCVQRCRSTSQFCEGYLSKIPKSNHYPSPKRCFSSYDDMNLKRRTSLPLVRSQSFQLSGKEVDPEDLYIVEPLKFSPEKKKKRCKYKSEKIETIKPTAEPPHPIANGEIKGRKPFTNQRDFSNIGEVYHSSYKGPPSEGSSETSSQSEESYFCGISACTSLCNGQTQKTKTEKRAIKRRRSKVSDQGKLIKTLIQTKSGSMPSLHDIIKGNKDITVGTLGVTAVSGHI; translated from the exons GGGAAGGAGGCTGGTCCCAGGCTGGAGCCAGAGCACACAGATTCAAGTACACAGACCTACTCCACAGAAGAGCTACTTGATGACTTTATAAAATCTGAGCAG GCTGCTAAAGTGAGTGAAACCAGCCAGCCTGAAGCTCAGACTCCACCTTCAGTAGATGTAAATGAAGCTCCATCTAACATAGTTGcaagcactgaaaataattccAGTTCACCTACCTCAGAGATATCTACAGTCTCGCAGCCTGA CCTTGCAGGCCAACATATAGAGAATGTGTCGTCTTCACATGGcaagggaaaaaagacaaagtcTGAGTTTGAGTCAAAAGTTGAAGCAGCTGAAAAGGGGGCAGATCAAAAATCTGCTCTGAATGCCTCTGAGAACTTAAAAAGGGAG AAAGACTataagaaaacaggagaaattgACCCTACATCTGTCATAACTCCTAAGGACCCTGGAGACATTCCGACATTTGATgagtggaagaagaaagtcatggaggtagagaaagaaaaga GTCAGTCAATGCAcccttctgctgctggtggaCAGCATTCCACAAAGAAGGtccagaaaaatagaaataactaTGCCTCTGTGGAGTGTGGTGCCAAAATTCTGGCAGCCAACCCAGAGGCAAAG AGCACTTCAGCTATTTTGATGGAAAACATGGACCTTTATATGTTAAATCCATGCAGCACAAAAATCTG GTTTGTTATTGAGCTTTGCGAGCCAGTCCAAGTGAAACAGCTTGACATTGCAAATCATGAGTTATTCTCTTCCACTCCTAAAGACTTTCTGGTGTCCATTAGTGACAG gtatcCAACAAACAAGTGGATTAAACTGGGTACTTTCCACGCCAGAGATGAGAGGAATGTCCAAAGCTTTCCTCTGGATGAACAGATGTATGCCAAATATGTTAAG ATGTTCATCAAGTACATAAAG GTGGAGCTGATATCACACTTTGGATCAGAACATTTTTGTCCCTTAAGTCTTATAAG GGTATTTGGTACCAGCATGGTTGAGGAGTATGAAGAAATAGCTGATTCTCAGTATCAGTCTGAACGACAGGAACTCTTTGATGAAGATTACG ATTATCCATTGGATTACAATACAGGGGAAGAGAAATCATCAAAAAATCTCCTTGGTTCCGCTACAA ATGCTATCCTCAGCATGGTGAATATTGCTGCTAATATGCTTGGAGCTAAAACTGAAGAAACGTCAGAAGCTgaag GGAACAAAAGCATAtctgaaaatgtcactgtcaccactcCTGCAAGTTCAACAGCTGCACCAAGACTGCCTGAACCAACTCCTGTTCCTTCACCAGA ACTTACTACGACAGATATTCCACAGATAGATAAAGAGCAATTACGTGTGGATTTGACAAAAGAAAGTCCTATTGTTCAGCTAGTACAGGAGTATGAAGAAGATGCAAGCCAGTCAACAGTAACCTTGCTGTCTAGTGATgatcaggaagaagaaaaatcgTCATGGTTTGAACTTGAGACAGATATGTATTGCTATGACTTGGCTACAGTTTGTTGCATTTCTACTTTTACCGAATATCTGTTTAAATGGTGTTCAGTTACGGTAGCCATCCATCGGCAACATAGTAAAACTGAAGGGAAACAAGAGCAAGATGAGTCTACTCGTGCTCAGCCGCCACAGGTAGTTCTGCCTCAGTCTGTCCCTGTGTCAGTAGATGAACCTCTGCCTGAGCAATTAGACAGCAAAGTTGACAAAGTACCTGGCTCTACTGTGGCAGTTGATTTTAGCAGTGTGGTCCATGAGATCATCAGTAATGAGTCTACAGCTACTATTGAACTAGAACCAAGCCATCCTCAAACTGTCTCTCAGTCTCTGCTCTTAGAAGTTACCTCAGAAGTTAAGCCTTTGCCAACAACAGAGATGGTGCTGGAGCCTTCACAGGAAGACGCAGGCCAGGAAGTGCCAGGGATCACTCCTCAAGCGGATTCAGCTGAGATCAGTGCAGTCACAGAGAGGGCTGAGAGCTCTGTTGCAGAAgaagctgttgtagtttctgaaACCAGTGTGATCACTGAAGTAAAGGAGACGAGCACCAAGGAGACTACTGCTACTTCAGTGATTTCAAAGCCTACTGAGACTGTTCTGCAGCCTGAATATACAGTGGGAATCTTAGCCAGTGATactggggaaggaaaggaaagcactCCAGAAGTGCAGAAACCTGTTTTGTCTCCTGTTGAGTCTTCTGTATCTGTTGAAACAAAAGAGGACGATCAGGCAACCGAGGAAGCTTTTATGTCAATTCCTGTCTCTGGAGGTCCACAGAGAACAGCTACAGACTTCtatgctgagctgcagaattCAACAGATCTAGGCTATGCTAATGGAAATCTTGTTCATGGATCTAATCAAAAAGAGTCTGTCTTCATGCGCCTTAATAACCGCATAAAAGCCCTGGAAGTAAATATGTCTCTCAGCAGCCGTTATTTAGAAGAACTGAGCCAGAG GTACCgaaagcaaatggaagaaatgcagaaggctttcaataaaacaataataaaactTCAGAACACCTCGAGAATAGCAGAAGAACAG GATCAGCGGCAAACAGAAGCAATCCAGCTGTTACAAGCACAGCTCACCAACATGACGCAGCTAGTTTCCAATCTGTCGTCAACCGTGGCGGAATTAAAACGTGAG GTTTCTGATCGACAAACCTACCTTGTGATTTCTCTGGTTCTCTGTGTCATTCTGGGCTTGGTGCTTTGCGTGCAGCGGTGCAGAAGCACATCTCAGTTCTGTGAAGGTTACCTCTCAAAAATTCCTAAAAGTAATCACTACCCTAGCCCCAAAAG ATGTTTTTCCTCTTATGACGATATGAATTTGAAAAGAAGAACTTCTCTCCCACTGGTCAGATCACAGTCTTTCCAGCTATCTGGTAAAGAAG TGGATCCCGAGGACCTGTACATTGTAGAACCCCTGAAGTTCTCCCCAGAGAAGAAG AAAAAGCGTTGCAAATACAAAAGTGAAAAGATAGAGACTATCAAGCCAACGGCAGAGCCTCCCCATCCCATAGCCAATGGGGAGATAAAAGGAAGGAAGCCGTTTACAAACCAGAGGGACTTCTCTAACATTGGGGAAGTTTATCACTCTTCGTATAAAGGTCCTCCATCTGAAGGAAGCTCAGAAACATCATCGCAATCTGAGGAGTCCTATTTCTGTGGCATTTCAGCTTGTACGAGTCTGTGCAATGGACAAACCCAAAAGACAAAAACTGAGAAGAGGGCTATAAAACGAAGACGGTCTAAAGTTTCAGACCAAGGGAAGCTCATAAAAACTCTAATACAGACTAAGTCAGGGTCAATGCCAAGCCTGCATGACATaatcaaaggaaacaaagataTAACAGTGGGAACACTTGGTGTCACGGCAGTTTCTGGACACATCTAA
- the SUCO gene encoding SUN domain-containing ossification factor isoform X3, with protein sequence MREPPRRLLALGSCLFLCALLWLPVWHVFCKDSLLSSVQYASSDACDLANDGENIQEKGKEAGPRLEPEHTDSSTQTYSTEELLDDFIKSEQAAKVSETSQPEAQTPPSVDVNEAPSNIVASTENNSSSPTSEISTVSQPDAIENTRADIPVVSSIEAEQSEPDCDIGGTLEADPQSEPSSFVSPQESLAGQHIENVSSSHGKGKKTKSEFESKVEAAEKGADQKSALNASENLKREKDYKKTGEIDPTSVITPKDPGDIPTFDEWKKKVMEVEKEKSQSMHPSAAGGQHSTKKVQKNRNNYASVECGAKILAANPEAKSTSAILMENMDLYMLNPCSTKIWFVIELCEPVQVKQLDIANHELFSSTPKDFLVSISDRYPTNKWIKLGTFHARDERNVQSFPLDEQMYAKYVKMFIKYIKVELISHFGSEHFCPLSLIRVFGTSMVEEYEEIADSQYQSERQELFDEDYDYPLDYNTGEEKSSKNLLGSATNAILSMVNIAANMLGAKTEETSEAEGNKSISENVTVTTPASSTAAPRLPEPTPVPSPELTTTDIPQIDKEQLRVDLTKESPIVQLVQEYEEDASQSTVTLLSSDDQEEEKSSWFELETDMYCYDLATVCCISTFTEYLFKWCSVTVAIHRQHSKTEGKQEQDESTRAQPPQVVLPQSVPVSVDEPLPEQLDSKVDKVPGSTVAVDFSSVVHEIISNESTATIELEPSHPQTVSQSLLLEVTSEVKPLPTTEMVLEPSQEDAGQEVPGITPQADSAEISAVTERAESSVAEEAVVVSETSVITEVKETSTKETTATSVISKPTETVLQPEYTVGILASDTGEGKESTPEVQKPVLSPVESSVSVETKEDDQATEEAFMSIPVSGGPQRTATDFYAELQNSTDLGYANGNLVHGSNQKESVFMRLNNRIKALEVNMSLSSRYLEELSQRYRKQMEEMQKAFNKTIIKLQNTSRIAEEQVSDRQTYLVISLVLCVILGLVLCVQRCRSTSQFCEGYLSKIPKSNHYPSPKRCFSSYDDMNLKRRTSLPLVRSQSFQLSGKEVDPEDLYIVEPLKFSPEKKKKRCKYKSEKIETIKPTAEPPHPIANGEIKGRKPFTNQRDFSNIGEVYHSSYKGPPSEGSSETSSQSEESYFCGISACTSLCNGQTQKTKTEKRAIKRRRSKVSDQGKLIKTLIQTKSGSMPSLHDIIKGNKDITVGTLGVTAVSGHI encoded by the exons GGGAAGGAGGCTGGTCCCAGGCTGGAGCCAGAGCACACAGATTCAAGTACACAGACCTACTCCACAGAAGAGCTACTTGATGACTTTATAAAATCTGAGCAG GCTGCTAAAGTGAGTGAAACCAGCCAGCCTGAAGCTCAGACTCCACCTTCAGTAGATGTAAATGAAGCTCCATCTAACATAGTTGcaagcactgaaaataattccAGTTCACCTACCTCAGAGATATCTACAGTCTCGCAGCCTGA tgcaATAGAAAATACCCGTGCTGATATCCCTGTAGTCAGCTCTATTGAAGCTGAGCAGTCAGAACCTGACTGTGATATTGGTGGGACACTTGAGGCTGACCCTCAGAGTGAGCCTTCCTCTTTTGTCAGTCCACAAGAGAG CCTTGCAGGCCAACATATAGAGAATGTGTCGTCTTCACATGGcaagggaaaaaagacaaagtcTGAGTTTGAGTCAAAAGTTGAAGCAGCTGAAAAGGGGGCAGATCAAAAATCTGCTCTGAATGCCTCTGAGAACTTAAAAAGGGAG AAAGACTataagaaaacaggagaaattgACCCTACATCTGTCATAACTCCTAAGGACCCTGGAGACATTCCGACATTTGATgagtggaagaagaaagtcatggaggtagagaaagaaaaga GTCAGTCAATGCAcccttctgctgctggtggaCAGCATTCCACAAAGAAGGtccagaaaaatagaaataactaTGCCTCTGTGGAGTGTGGTGCCAAAATTCTGGCAGCCAACCCAGAGGCAAAG AGCACTTCAGCTATTTTGATGGAAAACATGGACCTTTATATGTTAAATCCATGCAGCACAAAAATCTG GTTTGTTATTGAGCTTTGCGAGCCAGTCCAAGTGAAACAGCTTGACATTGCAAATCATGAGTTATTCTCTTCCACTCCTAAAGACTTTCTGGTGTCCATTAGTGACAG gtatcCAACAAACAAGTGGATTAAACTGGGTACTTTCCACGCCAGAGATGAGAGGAATGTCCAAAGCTTTCCTCTGGATGAACAGATGTATGCCAAATATGTTAAG ATGTTCATCAAGTACATAAAG GTGGAGCTGATATCACACTTTGGATCAGAACATTTTTGTCCCTTAAGTCTTATAAG GGTATTTGGTACCAGCATGGTTGAGGAGTATGAAGAAATAGCTGATTCTCAGTATCAGTCTGAACGACAGGAACTCTTTGATGAAGATTACG ATTATCCATTGGATTACAATACAGGGGAAGAGAAATCATCAAAAAATCTCCTTGGTTCCGCTACAA ATGCTATCCTCAGCATGGTGAATATTGCTGCTAATATGCTTGGAGCTAAAACTGAAGAAACGTCAGAAGCTgaag GGAACAAAAGCATAtctgaaaatgtcactgtcaccactcCTGCAAGTTCAACAGCTGCACCAAGACTGCCTGAACCAACTCCTGTTCCTTCACCAGA ACTTACTACGACAGATATTCCACAGATAGATAAAGAGCAATTACGTGTGGATTTGACAAAAGAAAGTCCTATTGTTCAGCTAGTACAGGAGTATGAAGAAGATGCAAGCCAGTCAACAGTAACCTTGCTGTCTAGTGATgatcaggaagaagaaaaatcgTCATGGTTTGAACTTGAGACAGATATGTATTGCTATGACTTGGCTACAGTTTGTTGCATTTCTACTTTTACCGAATATCTGTTTAAATGGTGTTCAGTTACGGTAGCCATCCATCGGCAACATAGTAAAACTGAAGGGAAACAAGAGCAAGATGAGTCTACTCGTGCTCAGCCGCCACAGGTAGTTCTGCCTCAGTCTGTCCCTGTGTCAGTAGATGAACCTCTGCCTGAGCAATTAGACAGCAAAGTTGACAAAGTACCTGGCTCTACTGTGGCAGTTGATTTTAGCAGTGTGGTCCATGAGATCATCAGTAATGAGTCTACAGCTACTATTGAACTAGAACCAAGCCATCCTCAAACTGTCTCTCAGTCTCTGCTCTTAGAAGTTACCTCAGAAGTTAAGCCTTTGCCAACAACAGAGATGGTGCTGGAGCCTTCACAGGAAGACGCAGGCCAGGAAGTGCCAGGGATCACTCCTCAAGCGGATTCAGCTGAGATCAGTGCAGTCACAGAGAGGGCTGAGAGCTCTGTTGCAGAAgaagctgttgtagtttctgaaACCAGTGTGATCACTGAAGTAAAGGAGACGAGCACCAAGGAGACTACTGCTACTTCAGTGATTTCAAAGCCTACTGAGACTGTTCTGCAGCCTGAATATACAGTGGGAATCTTAGCCAGTGATactggggaaggaaaggaaagcactCCAGAAGTGCAGAAACCTGTTTTGTCTCCTGTTGAGTCTTCTGTATCTGTTGAAACAAAAGAGGACGATCAGGCAACCGAGGAAGCTTTTATGTCAATTCCTGTCTCTGGAGGTCCACAGAGAACAGCTACAGACTTCtatgctgagctgcagaattCAACAGATCTAGGCTATGCTAATGGAAATCTTGTTCATGGATCTAATCAAAAAGAGTCTGTCTTCATGCGCCTTAATAACCGCATAAAAGCCCTGGAAGTAAATATGTCTCTCAGCAGCCGTTATTTAGAAGAACTGAGCCAGAG GTACCgaaagcaaatggaagaaatgcagaaggctttcaataaaacaataataaaactTCAGAACACCTCGAGAATAGCAGAAGAACAG GTTTCTGATCGACAAACCTACCTTGTGATTTCTCTGGTTCTCTGTGTCATTCTGGGCTTGGTGCTTTGCGTGCAGCGGTGCAGAAGCACATCTCAGTTCTGTGAAGGTTACCTCTCAAAAATTCCTAAAAGTAATCACTACCCTAGCCCCAAAAG ATGTTTTTCCTCTTATGACGATATGAATTTGAAAAGAAGAACTTCTCTCCCACTGGTCAGATCACAGTCTTTCCAGCTATCTGGTAAAGAAG TGGATCCCGAGGACCTGTACATTGTAGAACCCCTGAAGTTCTCCCCAGAGAAGAAG AAAAAGCGTTGCAAATACAAAAGTGAAAAGATAGAGACTATCAAGCCAACGGCAGAGCCTCCCCATCCCATAGCCAATGGGGAGATAAAAGGAAGGAAGCCGTTTACAAACCAGAGGGACTTCTCTAACATTGGGGAAGTTTATCACTCTTCGTATAAAGGTCCTCCATCTGAAGGAAGCTCAGAAACATCATCGCAATCTGAGGAGTCCTATTTCTGTGGCATTTCAGCTTGTACGAGTCTGTGCAATGGACAAACCCAAAAGACAAAAACTGAGAAGAGGGCTATAAAACGAAGACGGTCTAAAGTTTCAGACCAAGGGAAGCTCATAAAAACTCTAATACAGACTAAGTCAGGGTCAATGCCAAGCCTGCATGACATaatcaaaggaaacaaagataTAACAGTGGGAACACTTGGTGTCACGGCAGTTTCTGGACACATCTAA